A DNA window from Pseudomonas tohonis contains the following coding sequences:
- the nuoK gene encoding NADH-quinone oxidoreductase subunit NuoK translates to MQAIPLEHGLAVAGMLFGLGLVGLMVRRNILFVLMSLEVMMNAAALAFVVAGARWAQADGQIMFILVITLAAAEASIGLAILLQLYRRFHTLDIDAASEMRG, encoded by the coding sequence CTGCAAGCAATCCCCCTGGAACATGGCCTCGCCGTCGCCGGCATGCTGTTCGGCCTCGGGCTGGTCGGCCTGATGGTGCGCCGCAACATCCTCTTCGTACTGATGAGCCTGGAAGTGATGATGAACGCCGCCGCCCTGGCCTTCGTCGTCGCCGGTGCCCGCTGGGCGCAGGCAGACGGCCAGATCATGTTCATTCTGGTGATCACCCTCGCAGCCGCCGAGGCCAGCATCGGCCTGGCGATCCTGCTGCAGCTGTATCGCCGCTTCCACACCCTCGATATCGACGCTGCCAGCGAGATGCGCGGATGA
- the nuoJ gene encoding NADH-quinone oxidoreductase subunit J, whose translation MEFAFYFAAGVAVVSTLRVVTNTNPVHALLYLIISLLAVSMCFFALGAPFAGALEIIVYAGAIMVLFVFVVMMLNLGPAIVEQERKWLKPGIWVGPSVLSLALLAELLYVLFSQSSGATIGQTTVDAKAVGISLFGPYLLAVELASMLLLAALVAAYHLGRHEAKE comes from the coding sequence GTGGAATTCGCTTTCTATTTCGCTGCAGGCGTCGCGGTCGTGTCCACCCTGCGGGTGGTCACCAACACCAACCCGGTGCATGCGCTGCTCTACCTCATCATTTCCCTGCTGGCCGTCTCGATGTGCTTCTTCGCCCTCGGCGCCCCTTTCGCCGGCGCCCTGGAGATCATCGTCTACGCCGGCGCCATCATGGTGCTGTTCGTCTTCGTGGTGATGATGCTCAACCTCGGCCCGGCCATCGTCGAGCAGGAACGCAAGTGGTTGAAGCCCGGCATCTGGGTCGGCCCTTCGGTGCTGTCCCTGGCCCTGCTCGCCGAGCTGCTCTACGTGCTGTTCAGCCAGAGCAGCGGCGCCACCATCGGCCAGACCACGGTAGACGCCAAGGCAGTGGGCATTAGCCTCTTCGGGCCCTACCTGCTGGCCGTCGAACTCGCCTCCATGCTGCTCCTGGCAGCCCTGGTCGCGGCCTACCACCTCGGCCGCCACGAAGCGAAGGAGTAA
- the nuoI gene encoding NADH-quinone oxidoreductase subunit NuoI, with protein MIKYIYDVVVGTFTQLRSLVMVFSHGFRKRDTLQYPEEPVYLPPRYRGRIVLTRDPDGEERCVACNLCAVACPVGCISLQKAETDDGRWYPEFFRINFSRCIFCGLCEEACPTTAIQLTPDFEMGEYKRQDLVYEKEDLLISGPGKNPDYNFYRVAGMAIAGKPKGAAQNEAEPINVKSLLP; from the coding sequence ATGATCAAGTACATCTACGACGTGGTGGTCGGCACCTTCACCCAGCTGCGCAGCCTGGTGATGGTGTTCTCCCACGGTTTCCGCAAGCGTGACACCCTGCAGTACCCCGAAGAGCCCGTGTACCTGCCGCCGCGCTATCGCGGCCGCATCGTGCTGACCCGCGACCCCGACGGCGAAGAGCGCTGCGTGGCCTGCAACCTGTGCGCCGTGGCCTGCCCGGTCGGTTGCATCTCGCTGCAGAAGGCCGAGACCGACGACGGTCGCTGGTACCCCGAGTTCTTCCGCATCAACTTCTCCCGCTGCATCTTCTGCGGCCTGTGCGAGGAAGCCTGCCCCACCACCGCGATCCAGCTGACCCCGGATTTCGAGATGGGTGAATACAAGCGCCAGGACCTGGTCTACGAGAAGGAAGACCTGCTGATCTCGGGCCCCGGCAAGAATCCGGACTACAACTTCTATCGCGTGGCCGGCATGGCCATCGCCGGCAAGCCGAAAGGCGCCGCGCAGAACGAAGCCGAGCCGATCAACGTGAAGAGCCTGCTGCCCTAA
- the nuoH gene encoding NADH-quinone oxidoreductase subunit NuoH, with translation MSWLTPEVIDVIIAVLKAIVILLAVVVCGALLSFVERRLLGWWQDRYGPNRVGPFGMFQIAADMLKMFFKEDWTPPFADKVIFTLAPVIAMSALLIAFAVVPITPTWGVADLNIGILFFFAMAGITVYAVLFAGWSSNNKFALLGSLRASAQTVSYEVFLALSLMGVVAQVGSFNMRDIVEYQAQHLWFIIPQFFGFCTFFIAGVAVTHRHPFDQPEAEQELADGYHIEYAGMKWGMFFVGEYIGIVLVSALLVTLFFGGWHGPFGILPQIPFIWFALKTAFFIMLFILLRASIPRPRYDQVMAFSWKFCLPLTLINLLVTGAVVLATAQ, from the coding sequence ATGAGCTGGCTCACTCCCGAGGTGATCGACGTCATCATCGCGGTGCTCAAGGCCATCGTGATCCTGCTTGCCGTGGTCGTCTGCGGCGCCCTGTTGAGCTTCGTCGAACGACGCCTGCTGGGCTGGTGGCAGGACCGCTACGGCCCCAACCGCGTCGGCCCGTTCGGCATGTTCCAGATCGCCGCCGACATGCTGAAGATGTTCTTCAAGGAAGACTGGACGCCGCCGTTCGCCGACAAGGTGATCTTCACCCTGGCGCCGGTGATCGCCATGAGCGCCCTGCTCATCGCCTTCGCCGTGGTCCCGATCACCCCCACCTGGGGCGTCGCGGACCTGAACATCGGCATCCTGTTCTTCTTCGCCATGGCCGGCATCACCGTGTACGCGGTGCTCTTCGCCGGCTGGTCGAGCAACAACAAGTTCGCCCTGCTCGGCAGCCTGCGCGCCTCGGCCCAGACCGTCTCCTACGAGGTGTTCCTGGCCCTGTCGCTGATGGGCGTGGTCGCCCAGGTCGGCTCGTTCAACATGCGCGACATCGTCGAGTACCAGGCCCAGCACCTGTGGTTCATCATTCCGCAGTTCTTCGGCTTCTGTACCTTCTTCATCGCCGGCGTCGCCGTGACCCACCGTCACCCGTTCGACCAGCCGGAAGCGGAGCAGGAACTGGCCGACGGCTACCACATCGAATACGCCGGCATGAAATGGGGCATGTTCTTCGTCGGCGAGTACATCGGCATCGTGCTGGTGTCCGCGCTGCTGGTGACCCTGTTCTTCGGCGGCTGGCACGGCCCCTTCGGCATCCTGCCGCAGATCCCGTTCATCTGGTTCGCCCTGAAGACCGCCTTCTTCATCATGCTGTTCATCCTGCTCCGCGCGTCGATCCCGCGTCCGCGCTATGACCAGGTGATGGCCTTCAGCTGGAAGTTCTGCCTCCCGCTGACCCTGATCAACCTGCTGGTGACCGGCGCCGTCGTGCTGGCCACGGCCCAGTAA
- the nuoG gene encoding NADH-quinone oxidoreductase subunit NuoG, with amino-acid sequence MATIHVDGKTLEVDGADNLLQACLSLGLDIPYFCWHPALGSVGACRQCAVKQYTDENDKRGRLVMSCMTPATDNTWISIEDEEAKQFRASVVEWLMTNHPHDCPVCEEGGHCHLQDMTVMTGHNERRYRFTKRTHQNQQLGPFISHEMNRCIACYRCVRYYKDYAGGTDLGVYGAHDNVYFGRVEDGTLESEFSGNLVEVCPTGVFTDKTHSERYNRKWDMQFAPSICHGCSSGCNISPGERYGEIRRIENRFNGSVNQYFLCDRGRFGYGYVNREDRPRQPLFGTQKLGLDAALDKAAELLKGKRVIGIGSPRASLESNFALRELVGEANYYSGIAAGELENIRLIRDILQNGPLPVPTLRDIESHDAVFVLGEDLTQTAARVALALRQSVKGKATDIAASMKIQDWHMAAVQNVAQDALNPLFIASVAETRLDDVATQCVHAAPADLARIGFAVAHAIDPSAPAVDGLDNEAAELVKAIADALIQAKRPLIVSGASLGEKALIEAAANIASALKNREKNGSISLVVPEANSMGLALLLGEELGGKSVDAALEALTAGQADAVVVLENDLYRRAEAAKVDAALAAAKVVIVADHQQTATVERAHLVLPVASFAEGDGTLVSQEGRAQRFFQVYDPTYYDANILVREGWRWLHALHSTLEGKSVDWTQLDQVTAAVADSNSRLASIRDAAPSASFRIKGLKLAREPHRYSGRTAMRANISVHEPRQPQDKDSPFAFSMEGYAGSAEPRQQIPFAWSPGWNSPQAWNKFQDEVGGHLRAGDPGVRLIEAKGTTLPWFAAVAPFNPAQGTWQVVPFHHLFGSEENSSRAAPIQERMPEAYVALAKSEADRLGVNDGAMLSLRVKGQALRLPLQVREELAAGLVGLPAGLPGIPGAVAGATVTLLQEAAQ; translated from the coding sequence ATGGCCACTATCCACGTAGACGGCAAGACGCTCGAAGTCGATGGTGCAGACAACCTCCTGCAGGCCTGTCTGTCCCTCGGACTCGACATCCCCTACTTCTGCTGGCACCCGGCGCTCGGCAGCGTCGGCGCCTGCCGCCAGTGCGCGGTCAAGCAGTACACCGACGAAAACGACAAGCGCGGCCGCCTGGTCATGTCCTGCATGACCCCCGCGACCGACAACACCTGGATCTCCATCGAGGACGAAGAGGCGAAGCAATTCCGCGCCAGCGTCGTCGAATGGCTGATGACCAACCACCCGCACGATTGCCCCGTGTGCGAGGAAGGCGGCCATTGCCACCTGCAGGACATGACGGTGATGACCGGCCACAACGAGCGCCGGTACCGCTTCACCAAGCGCACCCACCAGAACCAGCAGCTCGGCCCGTTCATCTCCCACGAGATGAACCGCTGCATCGCCTGCTACCGCTGCGTGCGCTACTACAAGGACTACGCTGGCGGCACCGACCTCGGCGTCTACGGCGCCCACGACAACGTCTACTTCGGACGCGTCGAGGACGGCACCCTCGAGAGCGAGTTCTCCGGCAACCTGGTCGAGGTCTGCCCGACCGGCGTGTTCACCGACAAGACCCACTCCGAGCGCTACAACCGCAAGTGGGACATGCAGTTCGCACCGAGCATCTGCCACGGCTGCTCCAGCGGCTGCAACATCAGCCCCGGCGAGCGCTACGGCGAGATCCGTCGCATCGAGAACCGCTTCAACGGCTCGGTGAACCAGTACTTCCTCTGTGACCGCGGTCGCTTCGGCTACGGCTACGTCAACCGCGAAGACCGCCCGCGCCAACCGCTGTTCGGCACCCAGAAGCTCGGCCTCGATGCCGCCCTGGACAAGGCCGCCGAACTGCTCAAGGGCAAGCGCGTGATCGGCATCGGCTCGCCCCGCGCCAGCCTGGAATCCAACTTCGCCCTGCGTGAACTGGTGGGTGAGGCCAACTACTACTCCGGCATCGCCGCGGGTGAGCTGGAAAACATCCGCCTGATCCGCGACATCCTGCAGAACGGCCCGCTGCCGGTACCCACCCTGCGTGACATCGAAAGCCACGACGCCGTCTTCGTGCTCGGTGAAGACCTGACCCAGACCGCCGCGCGCGTCGCCCTGGCCCTGCGCCAGTCGGTCAAGGGCAAGGCCACCGACATCGCTGCCTCGATGAAGATCCAGGATTGGCACATGGCCGCCGTGCAGAACGTCGCCCAGGACGCGCTGAACCCGCTGTTCATCGCCAGCGTCGCCGAGACCCGCCTCGACGACGTGGCCACCCAGTGCGTACACGCCGCCCCGGCCGACCTCGCCCGCATCGGCTTCGCCGTGGCCCATGCCATCGACCCGAGCGCCCCGGCCGTGGATGGCCTGGACAACGAGGCCGCCGAGCTGGTCAAGGCCATCGCCGACGCCCTGATCCAAGCCAAGCGTCCGCTGATCGTCTCCGGCGCCTCCCTGGGCGAGAAGGCCCTGATCGAAGCCGCCGCCAACATCGCCAGCGCCCTGAAGAACCGTGAGAAGAACGGCTCCATCAGCCTGGTGGTCCCGGAAGCCAACAGCATGGGACTCGCCCTGCTCCTGGGTGAAGAGCTCGGTGGGAAATCCGTGGACGCCGCCCTCGAAGCCCTGACCGCCGGCCAGGCCGACGCAGTGGTCGTTCTGGAGAACGACCTGTACCGCCGTGCCGAAGCCGCCAAGGTCGACGCCGCACTGGCCGCCGCCAAGGTGGTGATCGTCGCCGACCACCAGCAGACCGCGACCGTCGAGCGCGCCCACCTGGTACTGCCGGTCGCCAGCTTCGCCGAAGGCGACGGCACCCTGGTCAGCCAGGAAGGCCGCGCCCAGCGCTTCTTCCAGGTCTACGACCCGACCTACTACGACGCCAACATCCTCGTCCGCGAGGGCTGGCGCTGGCTGCACGCCCTGCACAGCACCCTGGAAGGCAAGTCCGTCGACTGGACCCAGCTCGACCAGGTCACCGCCGCCGTCGCCGACAGCAACAGCCGGCTGGCTTCGATCCGCGACGCCGCGCCCAGCGCCTCGTTCCGCATCAAGGGCCTGAAGCTGGCCCGCGAGCCGCACCGCTACAGCGGCCGCACCGCCATGCGCGCCAACATCAGCGTGCACGAGCCGCGCCAGCCGCAGGACAAGGACTCGCCCTTCGCCTTCTCCATGGAAGGCTACGCCGGCAGCGCTGAACCCCGTCAGCAGATCCCCTTCGCCTGGTCCCCGGGCTGGAACTCGCCCCAGGCCTGGAACAAGTTCCAGGACGAAGTCGGCGGCCACCTGCGCGCCGGTGACCCGGGCGTGCGCCTGATCGAGGCCAAGGGCACCACCCTGCCCTGGTTCGCCGCCGTCGCGCCTTTCAACCCCGCGCAAGGCACCTGGCAGGTCGTCCCCTTCCACCACCTGTTCGGCAGCGAGGAGAACTCCTCCCGCGCCGCGCCGATCCAGGAGCGCATGCCCGAGGCCTATGTGGCCCTGGCCAAGTCCGAGGCGGACCGCCTGGGCGTGAACGACGGCGCCATGCTGTCGCTGCGCGTCAAGGGCCAGGCCCTGCGCCTGCCGCTGCAGGTCCGTGAGGAGCTGGCCGCGGGCCTCGTCGGCCTGCCCGCCGGCCTGCCGGGCATCCCGGGTGCCGTCGCCGGTGCCACCGTGACCCTGCTCCAGGAGGCTGCGCAATGA
- the nuoF gene encoding NADH-quinone oxidoreductase subunit NuoF, with translation MKTLTSVGPANRIQRSAETHPLTWRLRDDAQPVWLEEYQQKNGYAAARKALGEMAQADIVQTVKDSGLKGRGGAGFPTGVKWGLMPADESMNIRYLLCNADEMEPNTWKDRMLMEQLPHLLVEGMLISARALKAYRGYIFLRGEYVDAARNLNRAIDEAKAAGLLGKNILGSGFDFELFVHTGAGRYICGEETALINSLEGRRANPRSKPPFPAAVGVWGKPTCVNNVETLCNVPAIVANGVDWYKGLARPGSEDMGTKLMGFSGKVKNPGLWELPFGVPARELFEDYAGGMRDGFKLKAWQPGGAGTGFLLPEHLDAPMYAAGIAKVGTRMGTGLALAVDDSINMVSLLRNMEEFFARESCGWCTPCRDGLPWSVKVLRALERGEGQRGDLETLEGLVNFLGPGKTFCAHAPGAVEPLGSAMKYFRPEFEAGIAENAPAIRPEPVGA, from the coding sequence ATGAAGACCCTCACCTCCGTCGGCCCGGCCAACCGCATCCAGCGCAGCGCCGAGACGCACCCGCTGACCTGGCGCCTGCGTGACGACGCGCAGCCCGTCTGGCTCGAGGAATACCAGCAGAAGAACGGCTACGCAGCCGCACGCAAGGCCCTCGGCGAGATGGCCCAGGCCGACATCGTGCAGACCGTCAAGGACTCCGGCCTCAAGGGCCGCGGCGGCGCGGGCTTCCCCACCGGCGTGAAGTGGGGCCTGATGCCCGCCGACGAATCCATGAACATCCGCTACCTGCTGTGCAATGCGGATGAAATGGAGCCCAACACCTGGAAGGACCGCATGCTGATGGAACAGCTGCCCCACCTGCTGGTGGAAGGCATGCTGATCAGCGCCCGCGCCCTCAAGGCCTATCGCGGCTACATCTTCCTGCGTGGCGAATACGTCGACGCGGCGCGCAACCTCAACCGCGCCATCGACGAAGCCAAGGCCGCCGGCCTGCTGGGCAAGAACATCCTCGGGTCGGGCTTCGATTTCGAGCTGTTCGTCCACACCGGTGCCGGCCGCTACATCTGCGGCGAGGAAACCGCCCTGATCAACTCGCTGGAAGGCCGCCGCGCCAACCCGCGCTCCAAGCCGCCCTTCCCCGCCGCCGTCGGCGTCTGGGGCAAGCCCACCTGCGTCAACAACGTCGAGACCCTGTGCAACGTGCCGGCGATCGTCGCCAACGGCGTGGACTGGTACAAGGGCCTTGCCCGTCCGGGCAGCGAAGACATGGGCACCAAGCTCATGGGCTTCTCCGGCAAGGTGAAGAACCCCGGCCTCTGGGAACTGCCCTTCGGCGTCCCCGCCCGTGAACTCTTCGAGGACTACGCCGGTGGCATGCGCGACGGCTTCAAGCTGAAAGCCTGGCAGCCCGGCGGTGCCGGCACCGGCTTCCTGCTCCCCGAGCACCTGGATGCCCCCATGTACGCCGCCGGCATCGCCAAGGTCGGCACCCGCATGGGCACCGGCCTGGCGCTCGCGGTGGACGACAGCATCAACATGGTCTCGCTGCTGCGCAACATGGAAGAGTTCTTCGCCCGCGAGTCCTGCGGCTGGTGCACACCCTGCCGTGACGGCCTGCCCTGGAGCGTCAAGGTCCTGCGCGCCCTCGAACGCGGCGAAGGCCAGCGAGGCGACCTGGAGACCCTCGAAGGGCTGGTCAACTTCCTCGGCCCAGGCAAGACCTTCTGTGCCCACGCACCGGGCGCCGTCGAGCCGCTGGGTAGCGCGATGAAGTATTTCCGTCCGGAGTTCGAAGCAGGCATCGCCGAGAACGCACCGGCGATCCGACCCGAACCGGTCGGCGCATAA
- the nuoE gene encoding NADH-quinone oxidoreductase subunit NuoE codes for MSIIQTDRFALSETERSAIEHEMHHYEDPRAASIEALKIVQKERGWVPDGAADAIGEILGIPASDVEGVATFYSQIFRQPVGRHIIRVCDSMTCYVGGHESVLGSIQQNLGIGLGQTTADNRFTLLPVCCLGNCDKAPALMIDDDTFGNVSADGVAQLLEAYQ; via the coding sequence ATGAGCATTATCCAGACCGACCGTTTCGCCCTCAGCGAAACCGAGCGCTCGGCCATCGAGCACGAGATGCACCACTACGAGGACCCGCGCGCGGCGTCCATCGAAGCCCTGAAGATCGTCCAGAAGGAGCGCGGCTGGGTGCCTGACGGCGCCGCCGATGCCATCGGCGAGATCCTCGGCATCCCCGCCAGCGACGTCGAAGGCGTGGCCACCTTCTATAGTCAGATCTTCCGCCAGCCGGTGGGCCGCCACATCATCCGCGTTTGCGACAGCATGACCTGCTACGTCGGCGGCCATGAGTCGGTACTCGGCAGCATCCAGCAGAACCTCGGCATCGGCCTCGGCCAGACCACCGCCGACAATCGCTTCACCCTGTTGCCGGTGTGCTGCCTGGGCAATTGCGACAAGGCCCCGGCCCTGATGATCGACGACGACACCTTCGGCAACGTCAGCGCCGACGGCGTCGCGCAACTGCTGGAGGCCTATCAATGA